Proteins co-encoded in one Melanotaenia boesemani isolate fMelBoe1 chromosome 23, fMelBoe1.pri, whole genome shotgun sequence genomic window:
- the prkcq gene encoding protein kinase C theta type — protein MSPFLRIGFSNFEIDPGLAYYEEVLNPYCAVYMKEAIETEKGQVYKQKKPTMYPPWSTTFDAHVHRGRIMHVMVKDRTAELKSEATVPLDSLATRCKKENGKLEIWLELKPQGRLLMEAKYYLEKSDAAGQTEAGPESEREREGLFTLHQRRGAIKQAKVHVVKCHEFSATFFPQPTFCSVCKEFVWGLNKQGYQCRQCNAAIHKKCIDKVIAKCTGSAINSKETMIHKERFKIDMPHRFKVYNYKSPTFCEHCGTLLWGLAKQGLKCEECGMNVHHKCQKKVANLCGVNQKLMAEALAIIGTKQQAKGSRESDIIGREGPVGVGQAGVVRAPSGLIMGLPATAIPANKDLPGVSWEGPSDVHKTATEVVPEEPLYAVPRKDHQPKFTVEDFTLHKMLGKGSFGKVFLAELKKSGQFFAVKALKKDVVLMDDDVECTMVERRVLSLAWENPFLTHLYCTFQTKENLFFVMEYLNGGDLMFHIQNCHKFDLHRATFYAAEIICGLQFLHSKGIIYRDLKLDNVLLDSDGHIKIADFGMCKENMPEDSRTSTFCGTPDYIAPEILLGQKYNSSVDWWSFGVLLYEMLIGQSPFHGRDEEELFQSIRTDNPVYPTWLTKTAKDILIKLFVREPEERLGVKGNIRQHSFFNSFDWNALEQRQVTPPFKPTLTSPGDYSNFDKEFINEKPRLSCADRTLINSVDQTMFRNFSFVNPGMARIAAR, from the exons ATGTCGCCGTTTTTGAGGATTGGTTTCTCCAACTTTGAAATCGATCCTGGTCTGGCTTATTATGAGGAGGTGCTGAACCCGTACTGTGCTGTGTACATGAAGGAGGCCATTGAAACAG AGAAGGGCCAAGTGTACAAGCAGAAGAAGCCCACCATGTATCCGCCCTGGAGCACCACATTCGATGCCCACGTCCACCGAGGGCGCATCATGCACGTGATGGTGAAGGACCGAACGGCGGAGCTCAAGTCTGAGGCAACGGTGCCTTTAGACTCGCTGGCGACACGCTGCAAGAAGGAGAACGGCAAGCTGGAGATTTGG CTGGAACTGAAGCCACAGGGTCGCCTGCTGATGGAGGCCAAATACTACCTGGAGAAAAGTG ATGCTGCAGGTCAGACTGAGGCAGGCCCAGAGTCTGAGCGGGAGAGGGAAGGCCTGTTCACCCTCCATCAGCGACGTGGTGCCATCAAACAGGCCAAAGTTCATGTTGTCAAATGTCACGAGTTCAGTGCCACCTTCTTTCCTCAGCCGACCTTCTGCTCTGTCTGCAAAGAGTTTGTCTG GGGTCTAAACAAGCAGGGCTACCAATGCAGAC AGTGTAATGCAGCTATCCACAAAAAATGCATAGACAAAGTTATCGCCAAGTGCACTGGTTCTGCTATAAACAGCAAAGAGACAATG ATCCACAAGGAGCGATTCAAGATTGACATGCCCCACAGGTTTAAAGTCTACAACTACAAAAGTCCCACCTTCTGTGAACACTGCGGGACTCTGCTGTGGGGGCTCGCCAAGCAGGGGCTCAAATGTGAGG aATGTGGCATGAACGTCCACCACAAATGCCAGAAGAAAGTAGCCAACCTCTGCGGCGTCAACCAAAAGCTGATGGCAGAAGCTCTAGCCATCATCGGGACCAAACAGCAG GCAAAGGGCAGCAGAGAGTCGGACATTATTGGTCGAGAAGGTCCGGTTGGTGTTGGCCAGGCAGGAGTGGTCCGAGCTCCCTCTGGGTTAATAATGGGTTTACCTGCCACAGCAATACCTGCAAACAAAG ATTTACCGGGTGTTTCATGGGAGGGACCGTCAGATGTCCACAAGACAGCCACCGAGGTGGTACCAGAGGAGCCTCTGTATGCCGTTCCAAGGAAGGATCATCAACCCAAATTTACCGTTGAGGACTTTACTCTGCACAAGATGCTCGGGAAAGGCAGCTTCGGAAAG GTGTTTCTGGCGGAGCTAAAAAAGAGCGGACAGTTTTTCGCTGTGAAGGCTTTGAAGAAAGACGTGGTCCTGATGGACGACGATGTCGAGTGCACCATGGTGGAGAGGAGAGTTCTGTCTCTAGCCTGGGAGAATCCTTTCCTCACGCACCTTTACTGCACCTTCCAGACCAAG GAAAACCTCTTCTTTGTTATGGAGTATTTGAATGGAGGCGACCTCATGTTCCACATCCAAAACTGCCACAAGTTTGACTTGCACAGAGCCAC CTTCTATGCAGCTGAGATCATCTGTGGGCTCCAGTTCCTGCACTCTAAAGGAATTATTTACAG AGATCTGAAGCTTGACAATGTGCTGCTGGATTCAGATGGTCACATAAAGATAGCAGACTTTGGTATGTGTAAGGAGAACATGCCAGAGGACTCACGGACCTCCACCTTCTGTGGAACCCCTGACTACATCGCCCCTGAG ATCCTGTTGGGTCAGAAGTACAACAGCTCAGTGGACTGGTGGTCGTTTGGAGTGCTGCTGTATGAGATGCTGATCGGTCAGTCTCCGTTCCACGGCCGCGATGAAGAGGAGCTGTTTCAGTCCATACGCACAGACAACCCTGTTTATCCCACCTGGCTCACCAAAACAGCCAAAGACATACTAATCAAG CTGTTTGTAAGGGAACCCGAGGAGCGGCTGGGAGTGAAGGGAAACATCAGACAGCACAGTTTCTTCAACAGCTTCGACTGGAACGCCCTGGAGCAACGGCAGGTGACGCCGCCCTTCAAACCAACCCTG ACGTCACCAGGCGACTACAGCAACTTTGACAAAGAGTTCATTAACGAGAAGCCGAGACTATCGTGCGCTGACCGCACCCTTATCAACAGCGTGGACCAGACCATGTTCAGAAACTTCTCCTTCGTTAACCCCGGGATGGCTCGCATTGCAGCACGCTGA